ACATCCACTAACTCTCCAGTTTTCATATGAAGTGACGTGTTTAATTGTCGAGTCGAGCGTGGCTCTTTCGTTTCTCGAATCACGAGCATATCGACCAAGTAACCAGAGTCTTGCTTTCGTACTAAGCCCGAAAAAGTCACACTTTCAGCTCTATCGGCGAGTACTGAATTAAATGTTTTGTCTTCTAATACGCCTGCAGAGATCGATGTCTCGCCATAAAACAACGTGATACTTGTTGGGTCCGGTTGTAAAGCTTCATTGGACGCGCAGCCCGTCAGAGCTAGGCATAGCATTAAAATAATTCTAAATGGCATAAACTTGTTTTCTTACGTTAAGCTTCTGTTTTTCATATTAAAACACTTCGAATCAATAAACACCATAAGTTGGCAGAAGCCTGTTTTGAGTAATTTGTGGAGAGAAGCTTAATGGAAGGGCTACGTATTGAGATGGGTTCATTAATCAAAGAATCGGCTCTAGCCCCTTGTTCAGAAGCTAAAGCCGACATTAGATCGAGATTATCGAATTGGATTCAATGAATTAAGCAATAACATCTTGTGGAGGTGTACCTTCGCAGTTAGATACGACGGCATCAATTTGGATTAATGCATTCATAGGAATCTCTGAAACCCCAACCACCGTTCTTGCCGGTAAGTCAGCATTAAAGAATGTAGTATAAACCTCGTTCACCGCATCAATATCTGAAATATCTTTAAGTTGTATATTAATTTTCACCGTATCGTCCATGCAATGGTCAACACTTTCAATGATCGCCTTAATATTCTTAAGACACTGTTCAGCTTGCTCTTTAATACCACCAGCAACCACTTCATGGGTTTTCGGATCTATAGGAAGTTGACCTGAAATATGGTTGTAGTGAGAAAAAGCAACGGTGTGCGAATAAGGCATGAATGGTGCTTTAGCAGTGTTATTTGCTTCAATAACCAGTAAGCAAGTATCTTCTGGCAGTTGTGGCGGTGTGCCATCGCCATGTGAAACTGAGGTATCGATTTGGACTAAAGCGCCCATTGGTAATTCAGATGCCTGCACAATCGTTCGCGCTGGAACGTAACTTGGGAAGAACTTAGCACAAGCTTCGTTTACCTTTTCTGCATCTTCGATATCTTTTAGGTAAATCGTGGTTTTCACCACATCATTCATAACATGGCCAATGCTTTCTAGAATCGTTCTAATGTTTGCTAAACATTGAGTTGTTTGCTCTGTGATTCCACCTGGAACCAACTCACCAGTATTCACATCAATCGGTAATTGAGCCGAAAGATTATTGTAGTGAGAAAAAGCCGCAGTCTGAGTAGACAAAGCACTCTGAGGGGCTTTATCCGTATTTCTTGATACCTTAACTAACGCACATGGTGCCTGTGGTGTTGTACCTTCACCATTCGAGATAAGCGCGTCCATTTGAACTAGCGCATCGCTCATTGGCAGAGCTGCAACACCAACCACTGTGCGTGTCGGAAGGCTATTACTAAAGAAGCCCTTGTAAACTTCATCGATAGCTTCCATATCGGAAACGTTCTTAACGAAGATATTAATTTTCACCACGTCATCCATCACATGGTCGATACTTTCAATAATCGCTTTCATATTATTCAAACATTGCATTGCTTGAACTTTAATATCACCGATGACTATTTGACCTGTTTTAGGAACAATGGGTAATTGAGCAGAGAAATTATTGTAATGAGAAAAAGCAACTGTTTGTGTAGATACATTATTTAGTGGCGCATTTTCAGTATTTCTTGAAATTTTAATGATATCGCTACTCATCGGTATGATCCTTTTAATAGAATAAGAATACGTATTTATATTGAACAATCGTATTGGAATGAATAATTAAAGTAGCGCTATGTTAGGTGAACAACTTTGGGTTGAACGTGACATGTATCAGACTATCACTCAACTAATATCCAGTGACTTATGGGATAATTAGTCATCGAAAGACTAATTATCCACGTAACTTAGGTTTGAGAACTACTCCCCCCCAACTGTTTTTAAGTATATCCAATAATATTGAATACTTTCCCACATAATATAATGGTTAAGTTATTAAATTTAGTTCGTGTTTGTTAGCTTGTTCACACTAAAATACCCTCACCGATGAGTTTTAGAAGTTAACTCCTTATTTCCATGCATAAATGTTTAGGCTATCTAACTAATTATTTTAAATAGCTTGTTTTATAT
The window above is part of the Vibrio chagasii genome. Proteins encoded here:
- a CDS encoding RidA family protein, which produces MSSDIIKISRNTENAPLNNVSTQTVAFSHYNNFSAQLPIVPKTGQIVIGDIKVQAMQCLNNMKAIIESIDHVMDDVVKINIFVKNVSDMEAIDEVYKGFFSNSLPTRTVVGVAALPMSDALVQMDALISNGEGTTPQAPCALVKVSRNTDKAPQSALSTQTAAFSHYNNLSAQLPIDVNTGELVPGGITEQTTQCLANIRTILESIGHVMNDVVKTTIYLKDIEDAEKVNEACAKFFPSYVPARTIVQASELPMGALVQIDTSVSHGDGTPPQLPEDTCLLVIEANNTAKAPFMPYSHTVAFSHYNHISGQLPIDPKTHEVVAGGIKEQAEQCLKNIKAIIESVDHCMDDTVKINIQLKDISDIDAVNEVYTTFFNADLPARTVVGVSEIPMNALIQIDAVVSNCEGTPPQDVIA